In bacterium, a genomic segment contains:
- a CDS encoding ATP-binding protein, with protein MKNDSFNPDSVLTTETLRQRAETMAQEKNDSFSHELKSLSPEQLQKQLHELHVHQIELEMQNEELRRTQVELDATRARYFDLYDLAPIGYCSLNKQGVILEANLTAAVLLGLPRGALLSQPISHFILLEDQDIYYLHRKLLFDSCSSQSCELRMMKGNGAIFWAHITATIKTTSDALPICRIVISDITERKHSETELLKMQNLTSIGTLAGGIAHDFNNILMGVFGTLSLAKHELPKDHPAFKLLEYTGKSMDRAIRLTKQLLTFAKGGEPVKESLCLGTVVREVAEFDLSGSNILLVYKQAPDLRDANVDKGQIQQVISNLTINAREAMPNGGHLFITLENSDITEDTIPHLHQGHYIKISVQDEGSGIDPKHIDRIFDPYFTTKQTGSGLGLATSYSIIQKHGGHISAESVLGNGATFTLYLPVSNAHRPAPEIPQKIETCIFEPCRKILVLDDEEFIRMVIPRWLRKMKCLVETSHDGRQTIELYHHAMKSGTPFDLLILDLTVPGGIGGREVLKEILVLDPNAKAIVSSGYAEDPVMANYTQYGFKGVLAKPYTENQLQELVAKVLS; from the coding sequence ATGAAAAATGATTCATTCAACCCGGACTCAGTGCTCACCACAGAAACACTTCGCCAACGGGCCGAAACTATGGCCCAAGAAAAGAACGACTCGTTTTCTCATGAGCTCAAATCCTTATCTCCTGAGCAATTACAAAAACAACTCCACGAGCTTCACGTTCATCAGATTGAATTGGAGATGCAGAACGAGGAACTGCGCCGGACCCAAGTGGAACTTGATGCGACCCGAGCACGCTATTTCGACCTCTATGACCTCGCACCTATCGGCTATTGTTCTCTCAATAAACAGGGGGTGATCCTGGAGGCCAACCTCACCGCCGCCGTCCTACTGGGCCTACCCCGAGGTGCACTACTCTCACAACCCATCTCTCACTTCATTCTTCTAGAAGATCAGGACATCTATTATCTACACCGCAAACTACTTTTTGATTCATGCTCATCACAATCCTGTGAACTGCGCATGATGAAGGGCAATGGTGCCATATTCTGGGCTCACATTACGGCAACCATCAAAACAACCTCTGATGCCCTCCCCATCTGCCGTATCGTTATTAGCGATATCACGGAACGCAAACACTCCGAGACCGAACTCCTGAAAATGCAGAATCTTACCAGCATCGGCACACTGGCAGGAGGAATTGCGCATGACTTCAACAATATCCTGATGGGGGTTTTCGGAACCCTTTCCCTGGCCAAACATGAACTCCCCAAAGATCATCCGGCATTCAAACTTCTTGAGTATACCGGGAAATCCATGGATCGAGCCATCCGTCTTACCAAGCAGTTACTGACTTTCGCCAAGGGAGGAGAACCTGTCAAAGAAAGCCTCTGTCTCGGAACCGTGGTACGGGAGGTCGCTGAGTTTGATCTTTCCGGCAGCAATATATTACTCGTATATAAGCAGGCGCCTGATCTACGGGATGCGAATGTTGACAAAGGGCAGATCCAGCAGGTTATTTCCAACCTCACCATTAACGCCCGCGAAGCCATGCCCAATGGCGGACACCTGTTTATCACCCTGGAAAATTCAGACATAACAGAGGACACCATTCCTCATCTTCACCAAGGGCATTACATCAAGATCTCCGTACAGGACGAGGGATCCGGAATAGACCCCAAACACATTGACCGGATATTTGATCCCTATTTCACTACTAAACAAACTGGCAGCGGGCTAGGGCTGGCAACTTCTTATTCTATCATCCAAAAACATGGCGGTCACATTTCTGCCGAGTCGGTACTTGGCAATGGCGCCACCTTCACCCTCTATTTGCCCGTATCTAATGCACATAGGCCAGCACCTGAAATCCCGCAAAAGATTGAAACATGTATCTTTGAGCCATGCCGGAAAATTCTCGTACTTGATGATGAAGAGTTTATTCGTATGGTTATCCCGCGCTGGTTACGGAAGATGAAATGTCTAGTCGAGACATCGCACGACGGACGGCAGACCATCGAACTGTACCATCACGCGATGAAGTCCGGCACCCCGTTTGATTTGCTTATTCTTGATCTTACCGTGCCGGGAGGGATTGGTGGCCGGGAAGTGCTGAAAGAAATTCTGGTGTTGGACCCAAACGCCAAGGCCATTGTTTCCAGCGGGTATGCTGAAGATCCCGTCATGGCAAATTATACCCAGTACGGCTTTAAGGGAGTCCTCGCAAAACCCTATACCGAAAACCAACTCCAGGAACTTGTGGCAAAGGTGTTATCATGA
- a CDS encoding BatD family protein has protein sequence MKKWISCAVFLIIFSAAFGFAATPSLSIKASRDRVYLGESFLVEVRVDGADNSLRPDLSAIQNGTAELVGDQPLNYHSAVYVNGQVRREDFVGHVFTYKWTPAAEGVFTLGPISASVNGSRISATGAVITVTGVTRQNIVIASVTASRASVLVDEPFDIQVVLRIKGLSKPYQDAEPLFPADPPHVEAAFLNGQEMDGLKGPDFQKLLNDHLIRQNQAGFTLNEFTTQADPFDFSQMMNMQGRPARFKFDSKRVIQDGQNYWEYTLTLPYAPLTEGSYTFGPLLFKGSVPIEVKADGTANGRPIFAVGPAATVRVIPPPEENRPDSYIGAIGTNLAVEAALDAQTCNVGDPLKLTLTLSGAIQMRNITPPKLSLQTALLEQFEIYDDSVQTIKQNEQRQYVYTIRPRKAGSFELPPVEISYYDVTWRQYKTARSSSIPLKVRQAAEITASQIIGGSTNTGNQLHREKELAMMPAGIRMGMAGSEPVVLMGDFRRLVLYAGIGPGVFVICLLGAWCRRQGPVFKRAQRQRQAFSRAKLAILNSGEPGRGRLEHERICNILRSYIADRFDIQADALTPADAETLLVGRGIPYDLAKRFSGMMQRHFEAAFNSSTIAVDTKELVAMLAAVEGYRNDRQRSRLVRMAVLVMLTGLGAHEVMASTPAERAFIWTESLTGLSSAESPNDFLTVAGTYQKLVDLGVRNADLFYNQGTALLLAGKSAEAVSVLLRAERYGGSSADVARNLAIAEAGKQGLKVPVASWLRWVLFWHYALDCATRASITAIAFSVLWIAGALGLLGLKRTGKFLMVAAATAYILFGSSVLTTLQQESQVTRGFRIPEPEKTL, from the coding sequence ATGAAAAAGTGGATATCCTGTGCCGTTTTCCTGATCATCTTTTCTGCCGCTTTCGGCTTTGCTGCTACTCCTTCTCTCTCCATCAAGGCGAGTCGCGATCGTGTCTATCTTGGCGAATCATTTCTGGTTGAGGTCCGTGTGGATGGGGCGGATAACTCCTTAAGGCCGGACCTGTCTGCGATTCAGAATGGAACTGCTGAATTGGTAGGGGATCAGCCCTTAAACTATCATTCTGCAGTTTATGTGAATGGCCAAGTCAGGCGTGAAGATTTTGTCGGACATGTTTTCACCTATAAATGGACACCCGCTGCGGAGGGAGTGTTTACGCTGGGCCCCATTTCCGCTTCGGTGAACGGTTCGCGCATCTCGGCCACGGGTGCTGTCATTACGGTCACCGGCGTGACGCGACAGAATATTGTGATCGCATCTGTAACAGCCTCACGTGCTTCGGTGTTGGTTGACGAACCCTTTGACATCCAGGTGGTTTTGCGGATCAAGGGTTTGTCCAAGCCCTATCAGGACGCTGAACCTTTGTTTCCTGCAGACCCGCCCCATGTTGAGGCGGCATTTCTCAACGGGCAGGAAATGGACGGTCTCAAGGGGCCGGATTTTCAAAAACTTCTGAATGATCATCTCATTCGTCAGAATCAGGCGGGATTTACTTTGAACGAGTTCACCACGCAGGCTGATCCGTTTGATTTCAGCCAAATGATGAATATGCAGGGGCGGCCTGCCCGTTTCAAATTTGATAGTAAGAGGGTGATTCAGGATGGTCAGAATTACTGGGAATACACGCTCACGCTTCCCTATGCGCCACTGACAGAAGGATCCTATACGTTTGGCCCCCTACTATTCAAAGGGTCAGTACCCATCGAGGTCAAAGCCGATGGCACGGCGAATGGCAGGCCCATCTTTGCGGTGGGGCCTGCCGCCACGGTGCGTGTGATCCCGCCTCCCGAAGAAAATCGACCCGATTCTTACATTGGTGCGATTGGCACCAATCTGGCCGTCGAAGCGGCGCTGGATGCACAGACCTGTAATGTCGGGGATCCGCTCAAACTGACGCTAACCCTTTCCGGTGCCATTCAGATGCGTAATATTACGCCACCAAAACTATCACTCCAGACAGCGCTGTTGGAACAGTTTGAAATCTATGATGATTCAGTTCAAACCATCAAACAGAATGAGCAACGTCAGTATGTGTATACCATTCGTCCCCGGAAGGCGGGTTCCTTTGAACTGCCTCCAGTGGAAATCTCATATTATGACGTAACATGGCGTCAGTATAAGACGGCGAGATCATCATCCATTCCCTTGAAAGTTCGGCAGGCAGCAGAGATTACGGCGTCTCAAATAATTGGGGGTTCCACGAATACCGGAAACCAACTCCACCGTGAAAAGGAGTTGGCGATGATGCCTGCCGGTATCCGCATGGGGATGGCCGGATCTGAGCCGGTCGTACTGATGGGTGATTTCCGAAGATTGGTGCTCTATGCTGGTATTGGCCCCGGGGTGTTTGTCATTTGCCTGCTGGGGGCGTGGTGTCGAAGACAGGGGCCTGTATTTAAGCGGGCTCAGCGGCAGCGCCAAGCTTTCTCTCGCGCCAAGCTAGCCATTCTTAATTCAGGAGAACCGGGGCGTGGTAGACTTGAGCACGAGCGCATATGTAATATTCTGCGTTCCTATATTGCAGATCGGTTCGACATTCAGGCCGACGCTCTGACGCCAGCCGATGCAGAAACACTTTTGGTTGGGCGGGGAATTCCATATGATCTGGCGAAGCGTTTCTCCGGAATGATGCAGCGTCACTTTGAAGCGGCATTTAATTCAAGCACTATTGCTGTAGATACAAAAGAGCTGGTGGCCATGCTTGCTGCTGTGGAGGGTTATCGCAATGACCGCCAGCGTTCACGTCTTGTGCGGATGGCTGTTCTTGTCATGCTGACAGGGCTTGGAGCGCATGAAGTCATGGCCTCCACTCCAGCGGAGCGAGCGTTTATTTGGACGGAATCACTTACCGGGCTGAGTTCAGCCGAGTCTCCAAATGATTTTTTGACGGTGGCGGGCACCTACCAGAAACTCGTGGATCTTGGTGTCAGGAATGCGGATTTGTTTTACAATCAAGGAACAGCCTTATTGTTGGCCGGAAAATCAGCTGAGGCGGTGTCTGTTCTGTTACGGGCGGAACGTTATGGCGGGAGTAGTGCAGATGTTGCCCGGAACCTGGCTATTGCGGAAGCCGGGAAACAGGGTTTGAAGGTACCCGTGGCCTCGTGGTTGAGGTGGGTGCTATTCTGGCATTATGCGCTAGACTGTGCGACCCGTGCGAGTATTACAGCCATCGCGTTCAGTGTTTTATGGATTGCCGGTGCATTGGGTCTGCTGGGCTTAAAGCGGACGGGTAAATTTCTGATGGTGGCGGCGGCTACCGCTTACATTTTATTCGGTTCTAGCGTGCTGACAACCCTTCAGCAGGAAAGCCAGGTCACACGAGGATTCAGAATCCCCGAGCCGGAAAAAACCTTGTAG